In the Tribolium castaneum strain GA2 chromosome 1, icTriCast1.1, whole genome shotgun sequence genome, one interval contains:
- the LOC658348 gene encoding beta-1,3-galactosyltransferase 5 — translation MAATPLALKSDEESRIETVREMEKNLRISKMIDKKLWVIVICCALNAMILFVLCFTPTDSGQVTKKAVFSNLNTSNTSSYSYPVQNLSQDDYHQLINLKNFTFTILNKPCNGSSPILLVLVHSNPKHFATRKVLRTTWGKNSLQVKVLFMLGLVKSHRLKVQIEKENEEFGDLIQGSFLDTYRNMTYKHVMVFKYAIYHCPQAKYILKTDDDIFVNMPLMLNFLTEDLLPFGGSRMIFCTLEENSPVVRKTGSKWRVSFTEYPAEKYPTYCLGWVILYSPNVVFDLYKEAQKTDYFWIDDVHITGILVEKIHLTRVDVNKLVLSDNAFHRLAQYKGPFLYGPPNMKNREIKDLWEYVKSHRKRVSLLKYLKRPM, via the exons ATGGCTGCAACACCACTTGCGTTAAAAAGTGATGAAGAATCCAGGATTGAAACTGTGCGAGAG ATGGAAAAAAATCTTCGCATCTCGAAAATGATCGATAAGAAACTGTGGGTAATCGTAATCTGCTGTGCTTTAAATGCCATGATCCTCTTTGTGCTTTGCTTCACTCCGACCGATTCGGGTCAAGTGACTAAAAAAGCAGTGTTTAGTAACCTTAACACTTCCAACACATCGAGTTACTCGTACCCTGTTCAAAACCTTTCTCAGGATGATTATCATCAACTTATCAATctcaaaaatttcacttttacgATTCTTAACAAACCTTGCAATGGCTCGAGCCCAATTCTTTTAGTATTGGTTCACTCTAATCCGAAACATTTCGCGACCAGGAAGGTGTTGAGGACGACTTGGGGCAAAAACAGTTTACAAGTGAAGGTTTTGTTTATGCTTGGTTTGGTGAAAAGCCACCGGTTGAAAGTTCAGATTGAGAAAGAGAATGAAGAGTTTGGCGATTTGATTCAAGGTTCGTTCCTCGACACGTACAGAAATATGACTTACAAACACGTTATGGTGTTCAAATACGCCATCTATCACTGTCCACAAGCGAAATACATTCTCAAGACTGACGACGACATTTTCGTGAACATGCCCCTcatgttgaattttttgactGAGGATTTGTTGCCGTTTGGCGGCTCTCGAatgattttttgcactttGGAGGAAAACAGTCCTGTGGTGAGGAAAACGGGGTCAAAGTGGAGGGTCTCCTTCACGGAGTATCCGGCAGAGAAGTACCCCACTTATTGCCTAGGCTGGGTTATTCTCTACTCCCCAAACGTAGTTTTTGACTTGTACAAAGAGGCTCAAAAAACGGACTACTTCTGGATCGATGATGTCCATATTACCGGGAttcttgttgaaaaaattcacttaaCACGTGTTGATGTTAACAAATTGGTGTTGAGTGACAATGCGTTTCATCGACTGGCGCAGTACAAAGGGCCGTTTCTTTACGGGCCCCCAAATATGAAAAATCGGGAGATTAAGGATCTTTGGGAGTACGTGAAAAGTCACAGGAAGCGTGTTTCGTTACTTAAATATCTCAAACGGCCAATGTAA
- the LOC658275 gene encoding beta-1,3-galactosyltransferase 5 isoform X3, whose protein sequence is MLENKKPWLVAIYAVIFFVICITLWQSLPSNSGHVAKVAPYTLHTSNTSGYLYPVQTLPQDDYHQLINLKNFTFAVFNAPCNDSNPLLLVLVHSAPRNFETRMAVRTTWGRNSLQVKVLFMLGLVKSHRLKVQIEKENEEFGDLVQGSFLDTYRNMTYKHVMVFKYAIYHCPQAKYILKTDDDVFVNMPLMLNFLTADLSPFGGSRMIFCTLREKSPVVRSWRSKWRVSFREYAAKTYPPYCPGWAVLYSPDVVFDLYREAQKTDYFWIDDVHITGTLIEKIRLKHVDVDDLVLNRNALYQPEKDRGPFLFGPPNMDDEEIKALWEYVEEHENRVSLLKYIT, encoded by the coding sequence ATGCTCGAAAATAAGAAACCCTGGCTGGTTGCAATCTACGCCGTGATTTTCTTCGTGATCTGCATCACACTGTGGCAGAGTCTGCCGAGCAATTCGGGCCACGTGGCCAAAGTTGCCCCCTACACCCTCCACACCTCCAACACGTCAGGGTACTTGTACCCCGTTCAAACCCTCCCTCAGGATGATTACCACCAGCTCATCAATctcaaaaatttcacttttgcCGTTTTTAATGCACCTTGCAATGACTCGAACCCGCTTCTCCTGGTTCTGGTTCATTCCGCTCCGAGGAATTTCGAGACCAGGATGGCGGTCAGGACCACCTGGGGCAGGAACAGTTTACAAGTGAAGGTTTTGTTTATGCTTGGTTTGGTGAAAAGCCACCGGTTGAAAGTTCAGATTGAGAAGGAGAATGAAGAGTTTGGGGATTTGGTTCAAGGTTCGTTCCTCGACACGTACAGAAATATGACTTACAAGCACGTCATGGTGTTCAAATACGCCATCTATCACTGTCCACAAGCGAAATACATTCTCAAGACTGACGACGACGTGTTCGTGAACATGCCCCTCATGTTGAACTTTCTGACGGCGGATTTGTCGCCGTTTGGCGGCTCCCGGatgattttttgcactttGAGGGAGAAAAGTCCGGTGGTGAGGAGTTGGAGGTCCAAGTGGAGAGTCTCCTTCAGGGAGTATGCGGCCAAGACGTACCCTCCCTATTGCCCTGGCTGGGCTGTTCTGTACTCCCCAGACGTAGTTTTCGACTTGTACAGAGAGGCCCAAAAAACTGACTACTTCTGGATCGATGATGTCCATATCACTGGAACTCTTATCGAGAAAATCCGCTTAAAACACGTCGATGTTGACGATTTGGTGCTGAATCGCAACGCACTTTATCAGCCGGAAAAGGACAGAGGGCCGTTTCTGTTCGGGCCCCCGAACATGGACGATGAGGAGATTAAGGCCCTTTGGGAGTACGTGGAAGAGCACGAGAATCGTGTCTCGCTCCTTAAATATATCACGTAA
- the LOC658275 gene encoding beta-1,3-galactosyltransferase 5 isoform X2 — MRWINAQHVLKMLENKKPWLVAIYAVIFFVICITLWQSLPSNSGHVAKVAPYTLHTSNTSGYLYPVQTLPQDDYHQLINLKNFTFAVFNAPCNDSNPLLLVLVHSAPRNFETRMAVRTTWGRNSLQVKVLFMLGLVKSHRLKVQIEKENEEFGDLVQGSFLDTYRNMTYKHVMVFKYAIYHCPQAKYILKTDDDVFVNMPLMLNFLTADLSPFGGSRMIFCTLREKSPVVRSWRSKWRVSFREYAAKTYPPYCPGWAVLYSPDVVFDLYREAQKTDYFWIDDVHITGTLIEKIRLKHVDVDDLVLNRNALYQPEKDRGPFLFGPPNMDDEEIKALWEYVEEHENRVSLLKYIT; from the exons ATGAG ATGGATAAATGCCCAGCACGTCCTGAAGATGCTCGAAAATAAGAAACCCTGGCTGGTTGCAATCTACGCCGTGATTTTCTTCGTGATCTGCATCACACTGTGGCAGAGTCTGCCGAGCAATTCGGGCCACGTGGCCAAAGTTGCCCCCTACACCCTCCACACCTCCAACACGTCAGGGTACTTGTACCCCGTTCAAACCCTCCCTCAGGATGATTACCACCAGCTCATCAATctcaaaaatttcacttttgcCGTTTTTAATGCACCTTGCAATGACTCGAACCCGCTTCTCCTGGTTCTGGTTCATTCCGCTCCGAGGAATTTCGAGACCAGGATGGCGGTCAGGACCACCTGGGGCAGGAACAGTTTACAAGTGAAGGTTTTGTTTATGCTTGGTTTGGTGAAAAGCCACCGGTTGAAAGTTCAGATTGAGAAGGAGAATGAAGAGTTTGGGGATTTGGTTCAAGGTTCGTTCCTCGACACGTACAGAAATATGACTTACAAGCACGTCATGGTGTTCAAATACGCCATCTATCACTGTCCACAAGCGAAATACATTCTCAAGACTGACGACGACGTGTTCGTGAACATGCCCCTCATGTTGAACTTTCTGACGGCGGATTTGTCGCCGTTTGGCGGCTCCCGGatgattttttgcactttGAGGGAGAAAAGTCCGGTGGTGAGGAGTTGGAGGTCCAAGTGGAGAGTCTCCTTCAGGGAGTATGCGGCCAAGACGTACCCTCCCTATTGCCCTGGCTGGGCTGTTCTGTACTCCCCAGACGTAGTTTTCGACTTGTACAGAGAGGCCCAAAAAACTGACTACTTCTGGATCGATGATGTCCATATCACTGGAACTCTTATCGAGAAAATCCGCTTAAAACACGTCGATGTTGACGATTTGGTGCTGAATCGCAACGCACTTTATCAGCCGGAAAAGGACAGAGGGCCGTTTCTGTTCGGGCCCCCGAACATGGACGATGAGGAGATTAAGGCCCTTTGGGAGTACGTGGAAGAGCACGAGAATCGTGTCTCGCTCCTTAAATATATCACGTAA
- the LOC658417 gene encoding beta-1,3-galactosyltransferase 5, with protein sequence MLDTKLCFNVICVLIFFVLCITSTESRQVTKKTVYNLYTKPSSYSYPVQTLPRDDYHQLNNLKNFTFTILNKPCNGTNPILLVLVHSNPTHFENRKVLRTTWGKNSLQVKVLFMLGLVKNHRLKVQIEKENEEFGDLVQGSFLDTYRNLTYKHVMVLKYAIYHCPQAKYILKTDDDIFVNMPLMLNFLTKDLSPFGGARMIFCSVLKKLSVSRNGRSKWSVTFQEYSGKWYPNYCQGWGILYSPDVVFDLYREAQKTNFFWIDDALITGTLAEKIHLTHVDIRGLMLSRNVLRQPAQFKKPFLYGPYNLQNSEIKALWEYVKGHEKPVSLLKYIA encoded by the coding sequence ATGCTCGATACGAAACTTTGCTTTAATGTGATCTGCGTCCTAATTTTCTTCGTGCTTTGTATCACTTCGACGGAATCGCGCCAAGTGACGAAAAAAACAGTGTATAACCTTTACACCAAACCATCGAGTTACTCCTACCCTGTTCAAACCCTCCCTCGGGATGATTACCACCAACTTAACAATctcaaaaatttcacttttacgATTCTTAATAAACCTTGCAATGGCACGAACCCAATTCTTCTAGTATTGGTTCACTCTAATCCGACACATTTCGAAAACAGGAAGGTGTTGAGGACGACTTGGGGCAAAAACAGTTTACAAGTGAAGGTTTTGTTTATGCTTGGTTTGGTGAAAAACCACCGGTTGAAAGTTCAGATTGAGAAAGAGAATGAAGAGTTTGGGGATTTGGTTCAAGGTTCGTTCCTCGACACGTACAGAAATCTGACTTACAAACACGTTATGGTGCTCAAATACGCCATCTATCACTGTCCACAAGCGAAATACATTCTCAAGACTGACGACGACATTTTCGTGAACATGCCCCTcatgttgaattttttgactaaGGATTTGTCGCCGTTTGGCGGCGCTCGGATGATTTTTTGTAGTGTACTGAAAAAATTGAGCGTTTCGAGGAATGGGAGGTCAAAGTGGAGCGTCACCTTTCAGGAGTACTCTGGAAAATGGTACCCCAATTACTGCCAAGGCTGGGGTATTCTCTACTCTCCAGACGTGGTTTTTGACTTGTACAGAGAGGCCCAAAAAACGAACTTCTTCTGGATTGATGATGCCCTCATCACGGGGACTCTTGCCGAAAAAATCCATTTAACACACGTTGATATTAGAGGTTTGATGTTGAGTCGCAACGTTTTGCGTCAGCCGGCGCAGTTCAAAAAACCGTTTCTTTACGGGCCCTATAATTTGCAAAATAGTGAGATTAAGGCCCTTTGGGAGTACGTGAAAGGGCACGAAAAGCCAGTCTCGCTCCTTAAATATATCGCGTGA
- the LOC658275 gene encoding beta-1,3-galactosyltransferase 5 isoform X1, with translation MFRKIFEKVNFRWINAQHVLKMLENKKPWLVAIYAVIFFVICITLWQSLPSNSGHVAKVAPYTLHTSNTSGYLYPVQTLPQDDYHQLINLKNFTFAVFNAPCNDSNPLLLVLVHSAPRNFETRMAVRTTWGRNSLQVKVLFMLGLVKSHRLKVQIEKENEEFGDLVQGSFLDTYRNMTYKHVMVFKYAIYHCPQAKYILKTDDDVFVNMPLMLNFLTADLSPFGGSRMIFCTLREKSPVVRSWRSKWRVSFREYAAKTYPPYCPGWAVLYSPDVVFDLYREAQKTDYFWIDDVHITGTLIEKIRLKHVDVDDLVLNRNALYQPEKDRGPFLFGPPNMDDEEIKALWEYVEEHENRVSLLKYIT, from the coding sequence ATGGATAAATGCCCAGCACGTCCTGAAGATGCTCGAAAATAAGAAACCCTGGCTGGTTGCAATCTACGCCGTGATTTTCTTCGTGATCTGCATCACACTGTGGCAGAGTCTGCCGAGCAATTCGGGCCACGTGGCCAAAGTTGCCCCCTACACCCTCCACACCTCCAACACGTCAGGGTACTTGTACCCCGTTCAAACCCTCCCTCAGGATGATTACCACCAGCTCATCAATctcaaaaatttcacttttgcCGTTTTTAATGCACCTTGCAATGACTCGAACCCGCTTCTCCTGGTTCTGGTTCATTCCGCTCCGAGGAATTTCGAGACCAGGATGGCGGTCAGGACCACCTGGGGCAGGAACAGTTTACAAGTGAAGGTTTTGTTTATGCTTGGTTTGGTGAAAAGCCACCGGTTGAAAGTTCAGATTGAGAAGGAGAATGAAGAGTTTGGGGATTTGGTTCAAGGTTCGTTCCTCGACACGTACAGAAATATGACTTACAAGCACGTCATGGTGTTCAAATACGCCATCTATCACTGTCCACAAGCGAAATACATTCTCAAGACTGACGACGACGTGTTCGTGAACATGCCCCTCATGTTGAACTTTCTGACGGCGGATTTGTCGCCGTTTGGCGGCTCCCGGatgattttttgcactttGAGGGAGAAAAGTCCGGTGGTGAGGAGTTGGAGGTCCAAGTGGAGAGTCTCCTTCAGGGAGTATGCGGCCAAGACGTACCCTCCCTATTGCCCTGGCTGGGCTGTTCTGTACTCCCCAGACGTAGTTTTCGACTTGTACAGAGAGGCCCAAAAAACTGACTACTTCTGGATCGATGATGTCCATATCACTGGAACTCTTATCGAGAAAATCCGCTTAAAACACGTCGATGTTGACGATTTGGTGCTGAATCGCAACGCACTTTATCAGCCGGAAAAGGACAGAGGGCCGTTTCTGTTCGGGCCCCCGAACATGGACGATGAGGAGATTAAGGCCCTTTGGGAGTACGTGGAAGAGCACGAGAATCGTGTCTCGCTCCTTAAATATATCACGTAA
- the LOC660959 gene encoding beta-1,3-galactosyltransferase 5 — translation MLDTKLCFNVICVLIFFVLCITSTESRQVTKKTVYNLYTKPSSYSYPVQTLPRDDYHQLNNLKNFTFTILNKPCNGTNPILLVLVHSNPTHFENRKVLRTTWAKNSLQVKVLFMLGLVKNHQLKVQIEKENEEFGDLVQGSFLDTYRNLTYKHVMVFKYAIYHCPQAKYILKTDDDIFVNMPLMLNFLTEDLLPFGGSRMIFCTLEENSPVVRKTGSKWRVSFTEYPAEKYPTYCLGWVILYSPNVVFDLYKEAQKTDYFWIDDVHITGILVEKIHLTRVDVNKLVLSDNAFHRLAQYKGPFLYGPPNMKNREIKDLWEYVKSHRKRVSLLKYLKRPK, via the coding sequence ATGCTCGATACGAAACTTTGCTTTAATGTGATCTGCGTCCTAATTTTCTTCGTGCTTTGTATCACTTCGACGGAATCGCGCCAAGTGACGAAAAAAACAGTGTATAACCTTTACACCAAACCATCGAGTTACTCCTACCCTGTTCAAACCCTCCCTCGGGATGATTACCACCAACTTAACAATctcaaaaatttcacttttacgATTCTTAATAAACCTTGCAATGGCACGAACCCAATTCTTCTAGTATTGGTTCACTCTAATCCGACACATTTCGAAAACAGGAAGGTGTTGAGGACGACTTGGGCCAAAAACAGTTTACAAGTGAAGGTTTTGTTTATGCTTGGTTTGGTGAAAAACCACCAGTTGAAAGTTCAGATTGAGAAAGAGAATGAAGAGTTTGGGGATTTGGTTCAAGGTTCGTTCCTCGACACGTACAGAAATCTGACTTACAAACACGTTATGGTGTTCAAATACGCCATCTATCACTGTCCACAAGCGAAATACATTCTCAAGACTGACGACGACATTTTCGTGAACATGCCCCTcatgttgaattttttgactGAGGATTTGTTGCCGTTTGGCGGCTCTCGAatgattttttgcactttGGAGGAAAACAGTCCTGTGGTGAGGAAAACGGGGTCAAAGTGGAGGGTCTCCTTCACGGAGTATCCGGCAGAGAAGTACCCCACTTATTGCCTAGGCTGGGTTATTCTCTACTCCCCAAACGTAGTTTTTGACTTGTACAAAGAGGCTCAAAAAACGGACTACTTCTGGATCGATGATGTCCATATTACCGGGAttcttgttgaaaaaattcacttaaCACGTGTTGATGTTAACAAATTGGTGTTGAGTGACAATGCGTTTCATCGACTGGCGCAGTACAAAGGCCCGTTTCTTTACGGGCCTCCGAATATGAAAAATCGGGAGATTAAGGATCTTTGGGAGTACGTGAAAAGTCACAGGAAGCGTGTTTCGTTACTTAAATATCTCAAACGGCCAAAGTAA